CTCAATTTGAGTCAAGTTTGGGAACTAAGTGCAGCCCAATTATCACACTTCATTGACTTTTTTCAGTTATGTGGCTTGATATTTCAACATGAACTCAAACCAGAGTTAATTCAGTGACCTCGTCAGTGCCAAGACAGGGCAGGCAGCAATCTCACACTATACTTGTCTCAGACACACGCGTTCCCAAACACTTTAAAACCCCTGAGGAGTCTCTGGCAGTACCCACATACTGACTGAATACTGTAACCAAGTGACCTCATCTTAGATAAAAATTCATATGAACCTTACAGTATATTTTGTTGTATTCCCAGCACTTTGTCCTCGCATTGCGGGCCAGaccacacacagagccagaaGAGAAGCCGTCCCAGAGGTCATGACGAGGAAGTGAAACAATTCACCAAGAATAATTGGGGACAATTAGGATTTGCACAACTTCCTAACTCTGCTGATTTGTTGGTGGTGATCTGATCATGACCAAATCGCTGACAAACTCTGCTCCTTTGCAGAAAACCTGCCTGGATTTTCAACTGTTGCTTAAAGTGGTGACAGCAGCCTTTGCAAATGAATCACTAGCCTGGCAAACATTTCCACCCTGAGTCTCGAAAAGCATGAATGTTGTCATGTCTGAGAACTGTTAAATGAGTCTTCATCTATGATGACAGTTTGGATGATAATTCGTCTGATACGCCTCATTAAAATATACATGAGCTCAGATCAGAGATCATAAAAAGCATTTCGGAGAAATCCATCGTCTGCAGCAGTATAAGCTATAAGACTGGAGTGTGGGCTGTTGTGTCAGTGCAGTGCAATTGTCAAAAGTTAAATGTCAGGCATGTGGAAAATTAAAAGACTCGCTGTGTAACAAAGCAAGTCTGGGAAATAATGTCTGAGGCAGATAGATTGTGATGGAGTGATGGATCTGATATCTATTAGTTTCAGCTGTGGGACCGAGCTGTTTACAATCCAGTGGCGCGATCCAGAGAGTGGGTGGTCTCCGAAACACTCCGCAGCGCCTGGTCTCATCACAACATCATTTCAGATCTAAATGCTGGCTGTTAACTTACTGGAAGTAGTAAGGCAACTTGGCGGAAATGATACCATGTGGACGTGGTTGAGAAAGACGCTCGACATATCAGGGGCAGGATGATTACGCATCCCTGAAATGTCAGTGTGGGCGTCACATTATAACCCCATGTGTTTGCAGGGATATAAACAACTCAGCCAGAGGTTgtgatgtaatgtgtgtgtgactgatcCCATGCTTATAACAGGTGAGCTCCAGCAGGAGAGAAGCACCCACAATCACACCCACGCactcaaacagacagacaaacacacacacacacacacacagctgtgctccAGTGGAAGTGAGGCTGACCCCTCACTGGCCGCACCACAGACCATAACATGTAGAAAAAAGGGATGAAATATGGAGCAAAGTGGGCAGAGAATTCCTGAGGTCTCATGTTGAGTGTAATTAGAATAGCTTTGAAATGGCTCATAGGTTCACTCTGTGGTTATGTCATTACCACCAATGGTGTGACACAGGCGCATCATGTCGTGCATCAGTCACGGGGCCGTGTGTTAATGATATACAGGTTGCTCCTGGAGAAGGTATTACACCGTCATACTGACAACAGCAAATGGGATTTCATTTATCTTCTATCCATCCGGACGGTTTGTCCAGATACATGTACCAAAAGTGCTGCCTCAGCTTATTGTTCAGTTGTGTATTTTACTGGAAGACCACAGCCATTTCAACATATGCGCCGCAAAGTGTGGCAAATGCTTTATTGTAGTGGGTGTTCACTGCGAATTCCTGTGGAGCTGCCACTTTTTTCAACTATGGCAAGGAACACTGGTTTGGTGGGTTTATTGTGTGGGCGGCAGAAGAATTTATAGATGGCTCACGCTCATAAAGGTATGGGAATTATTGGCTTTCACGTTATATTTTCCACATAGTGAGGTGTAGATTGGGCAGTTTAAGGCTATCGCTCTTAGTGCTGTTAGTTTAAGGCGAGATGGAATATCTGGGATATGTTTCTATGTATTAATCACAAAGATGGAAACCAAACTGGCAAGACATGCCTTATTGGACAGATAAGTCTGGTGGGCCGCACTGATGTCATGTCTGACCAACATCCCTGTGTGGTCAAGCTAATTTATTTGGATCGATCAATCATATATAACTTTACCCACAACACACAGATAGATTTCTGAAAAAGACAACTTTGAGTGTTTCACGTGTGGGCACAGCAACAGCCCCTCGTGGCATTGTTATTTGCCCTGTTCGAACTAACAAAACATCTAATTCCATTCCCAGTGTAATAAAAGGGTACTTGGACAGGAATATAAACATCTCCCTAAAGTTGAACCAGATGCTGCAGCATGACGGAGCGCAGGattcagaggagggagagagaaagacagaaaaacaagggaGGTACTTTACGCAGGAAAGTGAGTCAGTACCCAGGCCTCGGAACTTCGAAGCATTCATTCCTCCGTCCCTCTATCCCTTCGCCCTCCATCCCCCTGTCCCCTCCCACCTAAGCTAGAGCGGGGGGATATCCCTGAGGAGAAAAGCCACCCAGCCTGGATTTGATTCCCCGTCGCCTCTCGCATGAGGCCTTGAGAGGCCTGTCGGAGAGGCGACTCGGCCACTGCACGCACAGGAGAGGAGGTCTAACCACCGCACGCATTatctaactggctgctggagcCTGACCCAACACTCCAAACCCCAGCGTGAGAGGAAAGCTGTCCAGTTCCCTTTACAGTGCGAGTATGATCTCATTTGGCTGAAACCGGCGATGATTAAGACTGTGACACAGTTTAGAAGAATCCAAATATTATAAAATACACGTCAGAGGCCGTTTCACAGTTGTAAAGTACTGCGTATTGTTAATGAATGTGTTATAATAGAGTGCAGACAATGTGTTGAGGTGAGCTGAGTAAGAGGAGAGGCAGGTTGCAGGGGGTGTTCTGTGGCCACGACTCAAGTATgtttgaaagaagaaagaagacaCCTTGTGACAAATATTAAActttatgttgttttgaaatggcagtataaaaatacaaaaatatgttGATGCATTCATCATTCAAATTTCACAGTAAGTACACAGGTAGGTACACATACACGAGAGTCGTCGAAATGTTCCATAATACACTGAAAGGATTACTGGAAGTATTTCAGACATCTGCTTTGAGTTATAAGATTTAACTGGATCTCTTGACTGTTTGAAGTTGGCCATTTGTATGGAGATCTACCAGGTTTACCAGCGTCAACAGCAAACAGGCTGACTCACCTCTGATGGCACTATAATCAGGTATGTTCAATTGGCCTAAACTGCGGCCCGTTCTCAGACAAATTAAATTTTCCTTTCACTCAGACGATGCTAATTACATTAGTCTGTCCAGTAAGttcttgaaaaaaaatccattgaaatgaaagcagcaaaacagcaaCGGAATGAACTAGCATGACctacaaaaatgcatttagaaAACAAAGCCAAGCGCTCGACAGAGGAGGTATTGTAGAGGGTTTGGGGTTGAACCAGCAGTCCTCTGGGACTCCTacaaacacaaccacactgTTAATTTGAGTGATCAGCGGGTGGCCGAGAGTTTGGATCAGCATCCAGAGTAAACATGTGTGGGGGGAGAGAGACTATACAGGTTTGTTTAGGCTGCGCCCCGTCCTCACCTCCAGACAAAGGGCACACAGCGCGACTGCAGTTGTTCTGTTCTTGCTTTCTGGTGAGATGAAACCACACTGGCACGCTCTAAAGTGGTATCAACTTTCCAAACAAATTAACATTGTTTTCCATCAGCTTATGAGggaaaactgtttgtttgtgggcAAGAGAGGGAGACCgtaaaactgcaataaaaaaaagctgtaaaatgcCAATGCCAGTGACCGCTATTGTACatacacaataaacaaaacacaataaatacattttttttgcatcagcTTTCCGAAGGATATATGGATTTGTTACTAggataaaaacataaatagagATTGATACCTTCTCCAATAAATAGTAATGGTATTCTATTTACAATATGCACACATCTCCCAAAGAGCTCATGAGATATTTCTATCCCGAGAAACGTGTTCACCTGCCTCTTTTTCCCAAACTAACACAAGATTAACACAAATTGCTTCTGTAGCTCTTTTAGAGGCAGTTACACTCACGCAGTTACTGTAAGTCTTCCATATCAAACCTATTGTCATTCTGTGTACAAAGGGGAGGGGCCGTCATGGGAAGCTAGTGGTGTGACACTTGGAAATGTTTGTCGCTGAACTCTTCTCTTGAAAAACGGCTGTGTCAGGAGGCGCCCGTCTAGACCGCGTTTTCCTCACTGCCTTCCAGATCGTAAGCTTTCCGAGGGGGACCTGCGCAAAAGGAGAGTCAAAATCTATAACAGCCCACATATATTGTTAAAGACAAAGTAAGACAGATGCAACGAGGAAGCGACAGGTGTTTTTGTAGCCTTACTGTTGCAGTGGCCATAGTGGCGGACTCCTATGGAGCGGCCGAGGAAGCAGGTGGCCCGGCGGAGGTGGCAGGCGCTGGGGTAAGTGATGTTGTCATTGCCACAAATTGCCTGCTCAGACAGCATGGGTATTGGGCAAGGGGTTGTGCGGCACATGACGCAGTGGGCGCTGTTGGTCTGGTCAGTCACACAGGTGTGGGTACCTGGACACACCACGTTGGAGCACGACTCTGCGCAGGGCATGAAGAAAGAAGAATTATtagtgaagaaaaaaactgtgtgacattttgctgctgtgcaTAAAACTTGATGAATCTTGCTTACTTTTGCAGTCTCCCTGGTACATGACCTCCAGGTCCGGGTGTCCCATGCAGCGGGCCATCAGCAGAGAGCACTCATCCTTATACGACTTCCCATCGCTGCCGCACACAGCGTGCTTCCGGGAAATGTGAGAGCAGTCTGGAGAGCACACACACTGGGGCCTTCCCGTCTTCATTTTGCAAACCTTCCCGGGACTGCATTTGACTCCCTCGCAAGTCTCTGCAAAAGCACAGCGAGCGGTTTCATATGTGCATACGAGCACTGCGCAGTGTCAGTGTAATGTTACTGTATTAACAAGTCTGCAGACATCAGGTGATCCGCAGgcattttcatacaaaacaagCTCGAGATCTGGGGTTTTCCCAGACCATAACACAATTTTCACCTTGCATAATATTTACAATAATCACATCTCTTTATTGACCATTACACACAGGGGTGTCTCGCCTGGTGGAATGTGAGGCTGGCGTGTTTTCATAACAGATCTATGTGTACGGCTGCACGCAGACTGGGCTAAGCTCCTGCGGAGGGATGGAGGGGCTGTGAGGTAGACGGAGTTCAAATAGCTGTCAGAGAAGTTTACAAGCTGAGAAATGAGGGAGCCCCGGGCTGCTCTGACACCCCATAATGTCAAAGCGCAGGAGGAACTGTAATCCTACACAGTGCAGAGTCAACATTAGACAATGCACACAGGTCTCTTCCCAGGACCTTTCAGAGTCTTTAGAGATGATGCCTGAGTCCTGAGGATTCTGTCAACAAAAAAGAacttatttcttatttcctgtcTCAACCAGCGCTTCAATATCCTGTTTTATTCCTGagctgctccttttttttttctcttttggttGATTTCCATCTTTCACTGTCCGTTCTCGTTATACATTTTCTCTCCATCGCCTCCGTGTCTCCCAGTGAAGGAATGCAAACGAGGTATGATGTAGGTGTCTTGAGTCTGAATTGACAAGCGACCGCTTAACTTTCATTGACATTcatgaaactgacattttccTCCCACAGAATTCCAAGTGATCAAGATAGTGTTGCACATTATGAGTCCCAGACGTCTGGGCATGTGGCAGGCATTTATTCCAGCCTGCAGGAatgcattttcttattttgctaaTGGAAACAAACAGGGCTCCTTTTTAACTAGCTGTTTATCTTTATGTGAGGTGCAGGCTGTTAGGCTACCTTTGACTGTGgcagcttttttaaaatctaaacaCAATCCACATCTCGGCTTCTCTAAGCCGTGTGACGAGGGGCTGCAGTTGCCAGTAGCTAGATTTTCGCTGGGACTTATCAGCATGgagaaattcacatttttggCCTGTGATCACTTGGTGTAATgctgcttatgaaaacagacttTATCTGCAAGTGAACCTGAATGAACCTTGTAGAGATTCCAGGAGGGGAAGCTTCTCAGGACAGCTGGGTGGAGTTATGTGGAAtgcctctcctccatccacgTCTGCATTCTGTTAGAAGGCTGCCCCGGGAACCCATTGTGTAAATATCTTGATTCACAAATGACGTGGTTTCAATTAACTTTCACTAGCTCCCCACAGagtgttattgtgtgttgtgGCATAGCCAATTTTGTCCCTGTGATATTTCATGATGATATCTAAGCAGTGATTAAAACAAATACTTACCTTAAAACTAGCACTGACAGCTTGAGTCcagtgaaatatatttattatgtttattcaTAGCGTGACTGTTGTGGGCTTAAAGCACTTTAGTACATTTAACTTTTGGGTTACATGCAATGACGTACTATGCTCTGCTGTGATAAAACAAAGCGTGAGTAACTGATTCCTTCTACTTGGCAGATTCAGTGAACTTGCTCtttaaaggtttgtttgtttaccttTGCATGGTTTACAGGAGACAATTCCCAGGAAGCCCAGCAGGCTGACCTCATTCATGGGCAGGCTGGTGTTGGACCACGCTGTGTCCAGGCGTCCCCCGGCACAGCACTCCTCCCTGGTCACCCCTCTCATCAGCACCATGTCACACCTTTGGTCTTGactctgctgcagccagcaCATCCCAGCTGGAGATAATGACATAttacaatatataaaaatatacagtaaataagtTCAATTACACATAACACATAAAAAGTGTATCACAGCAATGCGAATTATTCGTCAATATTAACGAATAAATGGCTAATTATAAAGCTCAAGTATTGTGTTTATCTATTAGAAAATGCTAATATGTAGCACCTGTCTGCTAAGATGTTTTCACATATATTAGCTGTGTATATTCTTACTAAgtagacaaagaaaacacatttaaaacagaggGATaggctattttttttccaaaaggcTGAGGTAAATGACGCATAGTTATGAATTATGGGGGGGAAAAAGTACCTCATCCTTCTGGTAACTGCAGgaagattcattcattcagtcatctTAAAAACACGTTACAACAGGGTCTTAAGTtttcacaagaaaaagaaacaaaagagtCCACTCACCACTGGCAGGATTCCTCCCAATCTGATACAAAGTGAGAATCACTCCAAAAGCATAGATGAAGAAGCTCATTGTGTTCTCTGGTTGGTACAAACCCGTTTTCTGGAAGCTTGTCTAAGCAAATACCAGCAAGAAGAAGTGATGTTCCAAACAGAGCGGATCACTCTAAGTCCACTCTGGAAGTAGCTCTCCCTTATGTGAATGAACGTGTTGTGGATAAGTGATGTCGTTCCCCCTCTGTATAAATATTTAGCCCAGATGGAATTATGCTGCTGGGATGGGCGATCCTCTCAGCCAGTAATAAGCCAGGGCAGGACACAGTTTGACTCTGACTCAATTTCCAGAGTCGGGAAATGATCCATGCCCTCCAGCGCCAGACGCTGGGCACTTATAtgacctcacaaaacattttcacaccatATTAGACTAATTAAAGGCTAATTAAGTCCTGGAGAAGATTTAGAATGGGGTTTAGGTTAGCCTTTTCATTATTAAACTTTAAATTACctttttttcattcagcttATTGAATAGACTAATTGAATTAGCTGCTCAGGTATTTGGGGAAAAACTTTATTGCATAATAACCTCTGAATGTGACCTCATAAGACACAGTTATTTTCTATTTGCGTGGTGGGTCctgaatgttttcttctgttttgtctcaTCTCTGTCTTTAATGTGGCAAAGCTCAGACGTATCCATTCGCCTCATAAATAACATACTGTTCAATTATGGCAGTTTTCCGTCTGTAAGCTGCTCTGTGTGGTTTCGGAGGGAAAAGTGGCCTATAGAAATTCCATGCTGATATCTCTTCTTATCTCATTATTGTGTTCAGAAATAATCGTTTGAGGCAATGTGATCCAGCACTGACCAgaatttctgtttctctgtagTGCAAAtgcaggagaaagaaagggCCACCGCAGCAGAGCGGTTACAGTAACTTCTGAGGCTATTCTAAAATGGTTTCTGGCCATATTATGCTAAATCAAGTGAATTTCAAGTgtctaaaaatatgcataataGCGGTCCTTGAATACATAAAGCCTTTCACCTCTCCGACACTGTCATTCCTCATTTTTGTTGTCAGGGTTAATCAATGAATGCGGATAtttctttctgcagctgtggttggaATGATACTGAGAGACGAGGGGTAGAGTGGGAGTGAAGGTGGTCTGCCCTTGAGCAATATATCAAGTTCAATAAACACGACTATGCTGGAGCTTATCAAGAACATTCATGTCTGCCCCCTCATTTTTAGTCTATGATCATACACAGGCAGCCACAGTGAGCGAGACTGAAAACATTGAAATACTGTGGATAGATATACAGTTTCTGTCTACCAGAGGGACAGGCATGTTTGTTTAACACCATCCAGTCTTCAAAAACCAGGTGGCTACAGGCGAATCCGCATTATCATCATGTTTGATCAGAACATCTGCGCTGCTCGTCTCTCCTCCTGCACTCATTCACCTCTGACACTGAGAGGTATGCTACTGATGCCAAAGTAATGTGAGTCTGCCCATCCGTCTGTCACCGTTTTTTTCATGTTCCCTTTTGAtcgttgggggggggggggggggaaatgATGGTAGCATATGCTGTAGTATCTGAGTCTTTGTGAATGATGTTCCCTCCTTCAGCGGAGATCCCCAGGGCACTGAAGGAATGCTGCCTGACCtaggaggggaggaaagagagcagTGAGGGATGGCTGTGGGTGGCCTGCCTCTCCACTGGGTCTCTGCAGATCCACTCAGCTCCTCATATGGTTTGGATCATCACTGCTGAGCCATACAAATGAATACAGCATGGTGGGGACTTTGGGGCACCCACTAATGTATGATCTTTATTAGGGTGCAGCTTACTGCGTCCTATCTTTGAGAaatatctctctttctctgtttctttcaaGTGGTCGGGCTCTGTGGGGTAGCATGAAATTGAAGGAGCCCATGGTGAACTGTGTCTAAAGTGAAATAGACTGACTGCATCTCTGTCAGGGCAGGTGTGGAGTTTTGTTGGTTTGACTGTACATTTGCCTGTTAATAGAgcagaaaaggcaaaaacaccactgccatctagtggcgAATGTGGGCAGGTTTTTTGCAATGGGGTTTATTTACTCTTTTATCAATTTTATTTCCAACTTGTgttaagtttatttatttatttatctaaacTGCTAAATATCTGGCCACAGTGTACAGGGCAACATGGAGCCGCATGGACAAATTTCAACAGACAGGTAATCAAGACGTATCTCTTCCGAGCAACGTTTTTCCAGTTCCTCCTGGGAGGTGTTGCGAggaccctaaccctaaccttaatcCCACAAGCCTGTCCTGGGACTACCCTTGGGTCACGCACCAGTTGGATGTGTCCAGAAAACCTCCAAGGGGAGGCGCTTAGGAGGCACCCTGATCATCATCACAAGTCTGATACTAGGTCCACATTACTGCTGACGCCCCACCAATCCACCTGCTCATCTCATACTCCATTTTGCCCTGATTGGAGAACTTGTGGACTCCTTCGCTTGGGGCAGCAACTCACTCTCAACCCAGAGAGAGCAATCCACAGTACACGGCACAGAACCACGGCCTCAGATTTGGAGGGGCTGATCCCTGCCGCTGCACACTTGCATGCAAACCGTCCCAGTGTGTGCTCGGTCACAGTCTGATGAAGCCTGCAGAACCACATCATCAGCAAGCAGGGATGAAATTCTGAGGTCCCCAAGCTGGACACTCTCCTCCCCATGGCAGTGCCTTGAGATCTGTCCATGATGGATGGCAACCCTGGCAGAGGCCAACAAGTACTGAAAACATTGTTGACTTTGTGCCAGGAATATGGACACAGCTCTCACTTTGATTATAAAAGAACTGGATGGCTTGTAGCAATCGTCGCCATACCCATACTTCAGCACTATCCCACACAGGACTCCCCAGGGGACGTGGTCGTAggccttctccaagtccacaaaacgCATGAAGGCTGGACGAGCTAACTCCATGACCCTCCCAACAGGGTAAAGAGCTGGTCCACTGTCCGACGGGCAAGAAGGAGTCTACATTGCTTCTACATTGCTCCTCCTGGATCTGAGGTCCAACAATCATTTCCAGCACCCAGGAAAAAACTTTCCCGGGGAGGCTGAGCAGTGTGGTACAACTGGAGCACACCCTCTAGCCCCCCATTTTAAAAATGGTAACCATCACCCCAGTCTGCCACTCCACAGTTCCCTACCTCCACACAACACCAATGAGGTGTGTTAGCTAGTACAGCCAAAAAATGTCCAGAGCCTTCAGCATCTCAGGACAAATCTCATACACACCCGAAGCTTCTTGACCACCTCAGAGACCTCTGCCAGAGATATGGGCAAGGCTTCCCCTGAGTCTTCAAACTCTGCCTCCTCCATAGACATAAAATGCTCTTTCCACAGCTTGGCAATATCCCCAATCAGGGTCAGGACTGCATTTGTTACTGGTAATTTTGCATCAACCCACCTCCACACATGTTGCTATATATTCAGCCAGAATACTTAACTTTAGATAACATAATACACAGTATCAGCTGCATTAGCCAAGTAAACATTTAGATTAGCCAGGTAGTTAACTAAAACCCATGCTAAAACAATTACATCTACAGTTAGCTAACATCAGTTAACTAATTGGCTAGTAGCAATAATGTATATTACGTAGTTAAACATTGTGGCAAAATACATATAGCATTAGTTAACTACATTGGGGGCAGTGTTTAGGAGAAGCCACTTGCTAGGTCCATTTGATATTTAttattaacatgttaaaattgatttttatgTCCAAAATTTGATTGTGCCCTTACAATTTTCCTGTAACAAACTGTGAGCTGGGCCTAGTGAAACTATGCAAAACTTTGACATTCTGCCCTTCTTCATGAGAATCATGAAACATACTGTTATTAAACCACTTGAGGATATCATAAACAGTCACTGCGACTCATACATACACTGCTCTTATCATATGTAGCATAATACCAGTTATGCATCTGCAAACTGCAATGCTGCGAGTCCAAGATGTACAGTCGCAATTGCAATTAACCTAAATGACCAGAAGGGGGCGCCCCTCACTAATCTCTCAATttaccatctttttttttcggCCAGTGTTTGTtcacctctgcagcctccttAAGTCACCACATGTCCTCACTTCATAAAAAGGTCATTAGCCTTCAATTTTGGACATCAGAGCAGCCCTAAATTTAATTTGTACTTGTTGTTTACCAGACCCATCTGTCATCCTCTGGATACGTGAGTGATGTCTGTTGTCACAGTGCCTGCACTGAGGAATGACAGCTGACGCTTCAGTGAGGTGCTGAAGCTGCTACATGGCCATTAGACCTTGAGGATAGGCCATATGTTTCCTTCTTTGGTTGCAGTCACACTAACAAGTTGCTTCGCTTCAATGTCGACATATTGAGAAGCATCTTCTCATGTTTGGTCATGTACAAAATTGTTTGTatctttatattttacatttagtttTCTCAATCTCTTGAAATATACAACTACTCCCGCTCCATGACATTATCCTGTGTCTATTGTGTAAACTACATTCTTCAGTTTACAGGTGAAAGAACTTGCACTCCTGTCTGATAAGGGATATGAAGTCTATATCTTGGTGCAGAGCATGAAATAAAGCACTTCCTTTATTGCTAATACAGCTACCAAATCAGTTGAGAAAACAGAACGACTCCCATCCCATTACAATCCACCCACTGGCCTATCTGAAGTCATAGCGTTGGTGTATACGTCACACGGCTCTACAGGGCTCAGCAGTGGTAATTGCTCAGTCTGCCCCAGGCTGGCTGAAAGCAGCGTCATCTATCCACTCAATTTACTCCTAATGTGTGTTACTGATTGAACCGGCAATGACAGCAGGAAAAGTGACAAGGCCGGATTGAATCaccccctctgtccctctgcgCACAAATCTCCAGCTCCTCGTCcacctcatcctcttcttccctgCTTCCTTCCTGTGTTTAGAGTTGTCCATGTGAagtccctcctccctccttcattAATGGGGAAGGTTAATGTCAGCACACGCGCTGCTCATACAAACAGCCCTCCCCCCTCTGCCCCCACGTCACCTTTTCCACTCTCTATCCCCCTCTCGTTTTGTAACCAGAGCAGGGCGCCGAGGTGGTCGTGACTAAGGGTCTCCCTCTGTGTCAGAGTGGCTGTCATTCAGCCACGTCCGTGTGCCGCTCCGGCGCTCTCTGCTCGCCATCAGTGGGCAGGAATAACCCCTTGTGCTACTCCTCTATAGACGCCTCATTCTCCTGCATTCATTCAACTTGCATAACAGAAGTTATCCAAAGTTGCAATTTCCAACATTTTGGAcaacaaatatataataatctGCATCAAATTGTTGTTGCGTGGGGTGATGAAAGCATCcaatttgtctttttatgaCTGATGACTGGAACTGAGATCGCCTCGGTCAATACTTCTAGTATGTTCATGGCAATACGTTAAGTGGTAATTTCCATAACTGAGTTATGTGTTGATGGACTATTGAGTGCacaaaatgcaggaaaaagtgagaaaatgtttcctgtgtATTCCGTGCCTTGGTGTGTAATTTTATTACTGCGTATCAATAATTTTCATTATACAAGCACTGCCAGCAACACAAGTGCTCAATTCAAACGTCATGCTGGGTCTCTTTTAGTTATTTCTGCAAGTTGCTGGAGTACCTGCACAGCGAGGGCAATGATCACAAagttttttgttgtgtttttgaagtGGTTTGCAGCTTTCTCCTTCATGGGATTCTGCTTTAGAGAGCTTTTAGCTTTTTGAATGTCTCAACTTGACTCTGATTTGTTATTCTGTGTGGTAAAACAGCAGTTCTCTTGTCGAAATGAATGATCCCAGGCAAAACGTCATCAAAAACgaacaaaataataatgttttacACTTGAGTTTTGTCTGACGTGATGCTTAACAGTGGAAGCAATTAATCGCATTAAACATCAACTTGATTATTCTAAACTGCATCACTCAACCCCGCTGTCTTAATTCATCttaaatgaatcaaattaaaGATTCAAAAGCATCATTAAACATTCTCATTTGATGAAATTCTTTGTAAAGTTAGTTTTGCATAAACAGTGGTGAATTCCAGCTGTGTCCTGATGACAGCTACACCACAACCACACAGGTCTACATGCCTTATTGTGATAGCGACTGATGCCACAGGAACTATCAGCGGTCTTTATACTTCTGCCTTGTATTGCCCTGAGAACTCACTTATACAAA
This DNA window, taken from Chelmon rostratus isolate fCheRos1 chromosome 4, fCheRos1.pri, whole genome shotgun sequence, encodes the following:
- the fstl3 gene encoding follistatin-related protein 3, whose amino-acid sequence is MSFFIYAFGVILTLYQIGRNPASAGMCWLQQSQDQRCDMVLMRGVTREECCAGGRLDTAWSNTSLPMNEVSLLGFLGIVSCKPCKETCEGVKCSPGKVCKMKTGRPQCVCSPDCSHISRKHAVCGSDGKSYKDECSLLMARCMGHPDLEVMYQGDCKKSCSNVVCPGTHTCVTDQTNSAHCVMCRTTPCPIPMLSEQAICGNDNITYPSACHLRRATCFLGRSIGVRHYGHCNSPPRKAYDLEGSEENAV